DNA sequence from the Parachlamydia acanthamoebae genome:
ATCCATAGGAGCTGATACCCCTGCTGGCAAATATTTACTCTCCTTAGGAATCAAAAAGGAAGATTTCAATAGTTATGGAAGCCGCCGTGGAAACCACCACGTAATGGTACGTGGAACTTTTGCAAATGTGCGGATTCGCAATCGGATGGCTGGTGATAAGGAAGGTGGTTTCACAAAATTAATGCCTGAAGGCACAGTGATGCCGATTTTTGATGCATGTCAAATTTATGGAGAGAAAAATGTTCCCTTAATTGTCTTTGCTGGAAAAGATTATGGCATGGGCAGCTCACGCGATTGGGCCGCCAAAGGATCTGCTCTTCTCGGTGTTAAAGCCGTCGTCGCTCAAAGCTTTGAAAGGATTCACCGAACCAACCTAATTGGAATGGGTGTATTGCCTCTTCAATTTAAACCTGATGAAAGTTGGGAAAGCTTGGGTATTACGGGCGATGAAACATTCTCGCTAATCGGAATTGAAAATCACATCACAAGTAAGCAAGAAGTCACTTTAGAAATTAAAAAAGGCAATGAAATAAAAAAAGCACAACTAATTTTACGGTTAGACACTCCAATAGAGATTGAGTATTATCTTCATGGGGGGATTTTACCCTACGTATTACGCCATATTCTAGCAAAAAAGGCACAAGCATAAACACCCCTTCCAGGCATCCTAAAAACATTTTTTAGGATGCCTTCATGAGACTCTCCATCTTTCACTTCTACTTTTACAAATTGTCAGATTGATTTAAATCCGATTCAATCCATAATAAAGCCTGCAAATCTTATTAACATATCTAGTTTTACTAAAAGCACAAAAATGACTATTGAGCTAAATCCGCTTCAAAATAATTTGGTAATAAATATTGAAACCATACTTCCTAACGAAACTCTTCTTCATCTTTTTACATTCCTTAAAGAGATCAAAACAACTCGTTTGGTAAACAAAAAATGGCGAGAGCTAAGTCTCACGGCCGAATTTTATGAAATCAAAAAATTCATCTCCTTTATTTCGGACAAAGTGAATAAAAAAAAATATCCGAATGAATCAGATCAGATCAATGAGTTAAACAAAAAAATGCTTTTTAACTACTTCCAAAATATATTTGTTTTAGAAAGAGCGTTGATCAATATTTTAAAAAATTTTGAACAAACTGATCTTGATCAATTAAAGCTTTTTATTGAAGACAGAGATCCCATAGATCTTTCTTTTGCATGTCTATCTAAGAACCTCTTCGATTTAATTTCCTTACACAAAGACCTGGAAGAATTGCTGTTAGATGCGGAAAAGCAAAATGCAATCGTCAAAAATGAAAGATGCCAAAAACTGTACGAAGCATTTAAAAAAGCAAATCGCTTAAGTGAAGCTGCACAGCTTATCCAGATAGCCACGGATCCGGTAGA
Encoded proteins:
- a CDS encoding F-box protein; translated protein: MTIELNPLQNNLVINIETILPNETLLHLFTFLKEIKTTRLVNKKWRELSLTAEFYEIKKFISFISDKVNKKKYPNESDQINELNKKMLFNYFQNIFVLERALINILKNFEQTDLDQLKLFIEDRDPIDLSFACLSKNLFDLISLHKDLEELLLDAEKQNAIVKNERCQKLYEAFKKANRLSEAAQLIQIATDPVERTMGSTKNIYPRSSIASEIFCDLMQKGNLEIAKVFLKEFYMQNPPQFLCRDYHVNTYLEEKFDMFIKNGDLKNALNLTKIIYEIETERKTFSYIYIKFFRKIVTSYTESNQLEKAKKLIKDYHLGIELL